Sequence from the Collinsella aerofaciens ATCC 25986 genome:
ACAACCCGTTAGCTCGACTATAGTAACAAAGATTTCCGCCATGTGCTAGAGAAATTTTTACTTCTTTGGCACTTCGATGCGAACCGTGTCGGAAATAAGCTCCGTTGCGCAAGCCCACCAGCCATTTTGCTGAGCGGATGCCGCGAGATTGGATGCCGTGGCAACGGTGTCGCAAATGGCAAACGAGCAAGCGCCCGACCCGCACACATCCACGGCAACCGTGCCGTCCTGCGCACGCAACCAGTCGAGAACCGATTGGATTTGAGGCTCCATTTGCGCAGAAATGACGCCCAAATTGTTCTGGATGAGCGCGTATGCCGTCTCGGCATCCCCAGCACGCAGGGCCGAAGCAATCGCGCCGGGCTTGTCTGCCGGCACCGGGTTCTCATCAAAACGTCGATAGGCTTCAATTGTTGAAACGCTCGCCTCGCGCGGCTTGACCAGCACAACGGGCGTTGCGGGCAGCGCGGGATACTCGGTTGCCAACACGTCTCCCCCACCCACATAGAATGCGGGGCTCGCGTGTAAGAAGAAGGGAACATCAGCACCAATGCCGCGCGCGATGTCATCCAGCGCAGGATCGCCGCGATCGACACCCCAGAGCTCCGCTAAGGCGACAATGACTGCCGCGGCGTCCGTCGAGGGACCGCCCAGACCAGCACACAGCGGAATGTGCTTCTCGATCGTCACGCAAACGTTGGCCTCCCGACCATAACGCTCAGCCATAGCGAGCGCAGCACGATAAGCCGTATTCTTTTGCATGGGAAAGTCGGATGCCGGAATCGTCTGGACGCTCAGCTCCTGCGCCGGGGTGACCGTAACGGTATCGACAAGACCGACGGCTGCCATCAGGGAATCGACCTTATGGTAGCCGCGGTCGTCGCACTCGGTATGAACCCCCAGATAGAGGTTGATCTTTGCCGGCGCGGAAAGGGTCAGGGACCAATCGGTCACCGCTAGTGCTCCTCGAGCTGATTGCCGAGCGGGGTAAAGATGTGCTCGCCGCTCTCGGGGTCGAACAGCTCGACCTGGCCGGTAAGGACATCGATATACTGGTAGGACTGGCGCGACTTGCGGCCACGGCGCTCGTCAACCTCGACGATAAAGACGGCGGGGTGAACACTCTTGATGGTGCCCATGCGCTCGACGACGCGGGTGCGGCCCATGTTGGCCTTCACCTTGACGCGATCGCCCACCATATCGGTCAGCTTCTCGTGGATGTCGTCGACGTGATTGACTTCCATCTCTTCCATGAA
This genomic interval carries:
- a CDS encoding Veg family protein → MEEMEVNHVDDIHEKLTDMVGDRVKVKANMGRTRVVERMGTIKSVHPAVFIVEVDERRGRKSRQSYQYIDVLTGQVELFDPESGEHIFTPLGNQLEEH
- the ispE gene encoding 4-(cytidine 5'-diphospho)-2-C-methyl-D-erythritol kinase, encoding MTDWSLTLSAPAKINLYLGVHTECDDRGYHKVDSLMAAVGLVDTVTVTPAQELSVQTIPASDFPMQKNTAYRAALAMAERYGREANVCVTIEKHIPLCAGLGGPSTDAAAVIVALAELWGVDRGDPALDDIARGIGADVPFFLHASPAFYVGGGDVLATEYPALPATPVVLVKPREASVSTIEAYRRFDENPVPADKPGAIASALRAGDAETAYALIQNNLGVISAQMEPQIQSVLDWLRAQDGTVAVDVCGSGACSFAICDTVATASNLAASAQQNGWWACATELISDTVRIEVPKK